In Leptolyngbyaceae cyanobacterium, one genomic interval encodes:
- a CDS encoding caspase family protein, with amino-acid sequence MTRNIYALLVGIDKYQDPVPSLQGCVNDIEAIAEYLKEGFDKKEYQLHLQTLLNSEATRQAIIKGFREHLCNAQNNDIVLFYYSGHGAQEEAPEEFWHLEPDRLNETLVCYDSRFEGSWDLADKELAKLIAEVSAKNPRITIILDCCHSGSGTKNPFQETGVRLASTDKRKRPLDSFIFKLEELEKLSDSVSSESHPTGWKLPKGRHILLGACQDSQLAKEFNQGGKKRGAFSYFLLDTLQQANGKLTYRDLFNRAKAIIGSRVLDQSPQLEISHPEDENQFFLDGAIAERTPYFTISYHKNYGWVIDGGAVHGVQNPSNGETTLLALFPFDSHTEDLREPSKSVGEAKVTQVFPQLSKVEISGIENLDSDRNKTFKAVVISLPLPPLGVHFEGEEAGVKLARQAIQLAGLNNKASAYVREEQDSAKAQFRLLCSNNQYLIARPADDRPLVAQIDGYTPQNAFIAIQRLEHIARWNAIAELPSSGNGLIKVGDVEMKLIFDDPNISQSGQMRLEYKHKDGNWEPPSFRLKLINKSQKKLYCALVNLTDRFAASAPFFDTGSVLLNPGEEAWALDRQELELEVPDELWNQGITEFKDIIKLIVCTAEFDARLLSQKELDFPRPTARDIESPNQNSLNRLMNRVQSRDIKPKSQGKYDDWFTDAIAITTVRSLDAISVSPTAEKELAAGVKLQAHPNLQANVRLTTIPQVSRDLGNAILPPILREDPQITQTFQFTSSRGTDPGLSVLELSEVKSYEVVTPDAPLKLLVDTKLEEHEHLLPIGYDGEFFLPLGRSKKTKNGTEIELQRLPKPFNQDRSVQGSIKILFQKVLWEPLGLEFEYPLLRVAEVAPDETITYVTDKSQIKALVAKSKRILLYIHGILGDTDNMVKSVQRAKVTRNGKRYPLKGHYDLVLAFDYENINTSIEDNARNLKKRLEEIGLKANHGKDLHIVAHSMGGLVSRWFIEREGGNKFTQHLIMLGTPNAGSPWPTVQEWATFALGIGLNSLSTVAWPVKVLGCLLSAIEAVDVSLDQMKPGSEFLKSLASSYDDPGIPYSVIAGNTSIKAIQAQEEANQLKRLIQKLCSRVVELPFFGQMNDIAVTVQSIKSIPERRKITPVIKEVACDHLTYFDISEGLDALSVVLTEQK; translated from the coding sequence ATGACTCGTAATATCTACGCACTATTAGTTGGAATCGATAAATATCAAGATCCAGTTCCTTCATTGCAAGGCTGTGTAAATGACATTGAAGCGATCGCAGAATATCTAAAAGAAGGATTTGACAAAAAAGAATACCAGCTACATTTGCAAACACTCTTGAATTCGGAAGCTACTCGTCAGGCAATTATCAAAGGATTTCGGGAACATTTATGTAATGCTCAGAACAATGATATAGTTCTCTTTTATTACAGTGGTCATGGCGCTCAGGAAGAAGCACCAGAGGAATTTTGGCATTTAGAACCAGACCGACTTAATGAAACCTTAGTTTGTTATGATAGTCGCTTTGAAGGAAGCTGGGATTTAGCAGATAAAGAATTAGCAAAACTGATTGCTGAAGTTTCAGCTAAAAACCCACGCATTACTATTATTCTTGATTGCTGTCATTCCGGTTCGGGAACTAAAAACCCATTTCAAGAAACAGGAGTCCGTCTCGCTTCAACAGATAAGCGCAAACGCCCACTAGATAGCTTTATTTTTAAATTGGAAGAATTAGAGAAACTGTCTGATTCTGTTAGCAGCGAAAGTCACCCTACAGGCTGGAAGCTTCCTAAAGGTCGTCATATTCTTTTAGGTGCTTGCCAAGATAGTCAACTTGCTAAGGAATTCAACCAAGGTGGTAAAAAACGGGGGGCATTCTCTTATTTTCTGCTAGATACCTTACAGCAAGCGAATGGAAAGTTGACCTATCGGGACTTATTTAATCGAGCAAAAGCTATTATTGGTAGTCGAGTTCTAGATCAGTCTCCCCAACTTGAAATCAGTCATCCAGAAGACGAAAACCAGTTTTTCCTTGATGGCGCGATCGCAGAACGGACTCCCTACTTCACTATTAGTTATCACAAAAACTATGGTTGGGTAATTGATGGGGGTGCTGTTCACGGTGTCCAAAATCCTTCTAACGGTGAAACTACCTTACTAGCACTCTTTCCCTTTGACAGCCATACTGAAGACTTGCGTGAACCATCCAAGTCTGTAGGTGAAGCGAAAGTAACTCAGGTTTTTCCACAGCTAAGTAAGGTTGAAATCAGTGGAATTGAAAACTTAGATTCCGATCGGAATAAGACCTTTAAAGCTGTTGTCATTAGCTTACCTCTACCACCTCTAGGAGTTCACTTTGAAGGAGAGGAAGCGGGAGTGAAGCTAGCACGTCAAGCAATACAGTTAGCAGGACTGAACAACAAAGCCTCAGCTTATGTGCGCGAAGAACAAGATTCCGCTAAGGCTCAATTTCGATTGCTGTGCAGCAATAACCAGTATTTGATTGCTCGTCCTGCTGACGATCGCCCCTTAGTGGCTCAAATTGATGGTTATACACCACAGAATGCTTTTATAGCGATTCAACGATTAGAACATATTGCGCGATGGAATGCGATCGCAGAACTCCCCAGTTCGGGTAATGGTCTAATTAAAGTCGGAGATGTGGAAATGAAACTCATCTTTGACGATCCAAACATCTCTCAATCTGGGCAGATGCGTTTGGAATACAAGCACAAGGATGGTAACTGGGAACCACCTTCTTTTCGACTTAAACTGATTAATAAAAGTCAGAAAAAACTTTACTGCGCTTTAGTCAATCTAACAGATCGTTTTGCAGCTAGCGCCCCATTTTTTGATACAGGTAGCGTGCTACTTAATCCTGGGGAAGAAGCTTGGGCTTTAGATAGACAAGAATTAGAACTTGAAGTACCTGATGAGTTATGGAACCAAGGAATTACAGAGTTCAAAGACATTATTAAGTTGATTGTTTGTACGGCTGAATTTGATGCTCGATTGCTCAGTCAAAAAGAACTAGATTTTCCCCGACCAACAGCAAGAGATATCGAATCTCCAAATCAAAACTCGCTAAATCGTTTGATGAATCGAGTACAAAGTCGGGATATCAAACCTAAAAGCCAAGGGAAGTATGATGATTGGTTCACAGATGCGATCGCAATTACTACTGTTCGATCCTTAGATGCTATCTCAGTTTCACCTACAGCAGAGAAAGAACTGGCGGCAGGAGTAAAGTTACAAGCGCATCCTAATTTACAAGCAAATGTGCGTTTAACCACAATACCCCAAGTGAGCCGGGATTTAGGAAATGCGATTTTACCTCCTATATTGCGAGAAGATCCTCAAATCACTCAAACTTTTCAATTTACCTCCAGTCGCGGCACAGATCCCGGTTTAAGCGTACTGGAATTAAGTGAAGTTAAAAGCTACGAAGTTGTTACTCCTGATGCACCTTTAAAGTTATTAGTTGACACAAAATTAGAAGAACATGAACATCTCTTACCTATCGGTTATGACGGTGAGTTTTTCCTACCACTAGGACGAAGTAAAAAAACTAAAAATGGTACGGAAATTGAGCTACAAAGATTACCAAAGCCATTCAATCAAGATCGAAGCGTACAAGGCTCTATTAAAATCCTATTTCAAAAAGTATTGTGGGAACCGCTAGGTTTAGAGTTTGAATATCCGCTTCTTAGAGTGGCTGAGGTAGCGCCAGATGAAACAATAACTTATGTAACAGATAAATCCCAAATAAAAGCATTGGTAGCCAAAAGTAAGCGAATTTTGCTCTATATTCATGGCATTCTCGGCGATACCGATAATATGGTCAAGAGCGTTCAACGAGCGAAAGTGACACGGAATGGCAAACGGTATCCTCTTAAAGGCCATTATGATTTAGTTTTGGCTTTTGACTACGAAAATATTAATACTTCAATTGAAGACAACGCTCGCAATCTGAAAAAACGCCTCGAAGAAATTGGATTGAAAGCTAATCACGGCAAAGATTTACATATTGTCGCTCATTCGATGGGAGGTTTAGTTTCTCGTTGGTTTATCGAACGAGAAGGAGGCAATAAATTCACTCAACATTTAATTATGTTGGGGACACCAAATGCAGGTTCTCCTTGGCCAACAGTTCAAGAATGGGCAACGTTTGCTTTAGGAATAGGACTTAATAGCCTTTCCACTGTTGCTTGGCCTGTGAAAGTATTAGGCTGTTTACTTAGTGCTATAGAAGCTGTGGATGTATCGCTAGACCAAATGAAACCTGGTTCTGAGTTTCTTAAATCTCTAGCTTCAAGTTATGATGATCCCGGTATTCCCTACTCAGTAATTGCTGGTAATACTTCCATCAAAGCAATACAAGCACAAGAAGAGGCTAATCAACTAAAACGGCTGATACAAAAGTTATGCAGTCGAGTTGTAGAGTTACCTTTCTTTGGTCAAATGAATGATATTGCGGTGACTGTGCAAAGTATCAAGAGTATTCCAGAAAGAAGAAAGATTACTCCTGTGATTAAAGAAGTCGCTTGCGATCATTTGACTTATTTCGATATTTCAGAAGGCTTGGATGCTTTGAGTGTAGTTCTCACTGAACAAAAGTAA
- a CDS encoding oxidoreductase: MSQKTWFITGASRGIGAEIAKAVLVAGDRLIATARNQTDLHQFESNPNALTLSLDVTDEAQVQAAVAAGLERFGQIDVLVNNAGFGILGGIEETSAQEVERVYRTNVFGLLNVTRAVLPSMRQRRRGHIINLSSLGGYQSYAGWGIYCSTKFAVEGITEALHSELAPLGIHATVVEPGYFRTNFLDGSSLQRTAMEIPDYAETVGKTRQVPSQRSYQQPGDPTKLAQAMLQLANADTPPLRLPLGTDTLQVIAQKNAYVEQETAQWRTLAESTDYR, encoded by the coding sequence ATGTCTCAAAAAACATGGTTCATTACAGGTGCTTCTCGTGGAATTGGAGCCGAAATCGCAAAAGCTGTTTTGGTAGCAGGAGATCGATTAATTGCCACCGCCCGCAACCAGACCGATCTGCATCAATTTGAGTCGAATCCCAATGCGTTGACGCTGAGCCTGGATGTTACCGACGAAGCTCAGGTGCAAGCGGCAGTTGCAGCAGGACTGGAACGGTTTGGGCAGATCGATGTGTTAGTCAACAATGCGGGATTCGGTATACTGGGTGGCATTGAAGAAACCAGTGCACAGGAGGTTGAGCGGGTCTATCGCACCAATGTTTTCGGGCTGTTGAATGTAACTCGTGCGGTATTACCCAGTATGCGTCAGCGCCGAAGAGGACACATTATTAACCTGTCGTCGCTCGGAGGCTATCAATCCTATGCTGGATGGGGCATCTATTGCTCAACCAAATTCGCAGTTGAAGGCATTACTGAAGCTCTGCATAGTGAGTTAGCGCCTCTGGGCATCCATGCGACTGTGGTTGAACCGGGATACTTCCGGACTAATTTTCTTGATGGTAGCTCGCTCCAGCGCACCGCAATGGAAATTCCGGATTACGCCGAGACGGTCGGTAAAACCCGTCAAGTCCCATCCCAACGGAGCTATCAACAACCGGGAGACCCCACCAAGCTCGCCCAAGCGATGCTTCAACTCGCTAATGCTGATACTCCACCTCTACGGTTGCCGCTTGGTACAGACACCCTGCAAGTCATTGCCCAGAAAAACGCTTACGTCGAGCAAGAAACGGCACAATGGCGTACTCTGGCTGAATCTACTGATTACAGATAG
- a CDS encoding AraC family transcriptional regulator, with translation MNACQELVELVTRHTDGRGNGIHSTAIAQLEFIRESTAPTAVCAVYEPTFCIVLQGKKETLLGKETYHYGAAQYLVATVDLPLSGNIVEATPNKPYLCFKLSLDAAGLWEIIDRIGCSSDKKESSVRGLFVTNANKPLIDCATRLTQLLDTPQDIPFLAPTIVGEIYYRLLMGDQNEAVWQIATSGSHMQRVAEVIKQIKADFTKTLRVDDLAKQARMSSASFYRHFKAVTSMSPLQYQKQLRLLEARRLMLAENADATYAAYQVGYESPSQFSREYSRMFGAPPIKDIERLRIA, from the coding sequence ATGAATGCTTGTCAAGAACTGGTGGAATTAGTAACCCGACACACGGATGGCAGAGGGAATGGTATCCATTCAACGGCGATCGCTCAGTTGGAATTTATAAGGGAATCAACTGCGCCTACAGCAGTCTGCGCTGTGTACGAACCGACGTTTTGCATTGTTCTTCAAGGTAAAAAAGAAACCTTACTGGGCAAAGAAACCTATCACTATGGTGCAGCTCAATATCTGGTTGCCACAGTCGATCTGCCGCTGAGTGGAAATATTGTCGAAGCGACACCGAATAAACCGTATCTATGCTTTAAGCTCAGCCTGGACGCGGCTGGGCTTTGGGAGATTATCGATCGAATCGGGTGCAGTTCGGATAAAAAAGAAAGTTCAGTGAGAGGCTTGTTCGTAACCAATGCAAATAAGCCGTTGATTGATTGTGCCACCCGACTCACACAGCTTCTGGATACGCCCCAGGATATTCCATTCCTAGCACCAACGATCGTTGGCGAAATCTATTACCGTCTTTTGATGGGAGATCAGAACGAAGCGGTGTGGCAGATTGCGACCTCCGGCAGCCATATGCAGCGCGTTGCAGAAGTGATTAAACAGATCAAAGCTGACTTTACAAAAACATTGCGCGTTGATGATTTGGCAAAGCAAGCGAGGATGTCTTCTGCATCATTTTATCGGCACTTTAAGGCAGTCACCTCAATGAGTCCTCTGCAATATCAAAAGCAGTTGAGGTTATTGGAAGCGCGTCGTCTGATGCTGGCTGAAAATGCGGATGCAACCTATGCGGCATATCAGGTTGGTTATGAGAGTCCTTCTCAGTTCAGTCGCGAATATTCCCGTATGTTTGGTGCGCCACCGATCAAGGATATTGAGCGTTTGCGAATTGCCTGA